A region from the Trachemys scripta elegans isolate TJP31775 chromosome 22, CAS_Tse_1.0, whole genome shotgun sequence genome encodes:
- the TMEM38A gene encoding trimeric intracellular cation channel type A isoform X2, with product MSHQSPVASWLCAMLHCFGSYILADMLLGEAPIDYFSNNSSVLLATAVWYLIFFCPMNLFYKCVSFLPVKLIFVAMKEVVRVRKIAIGVHHAHHHYHHGWFIMVVTGWVKGSGIALVSNFEQLLRGVWKPETNEILHMTFPTKASLYGAILFTLQQTHWLPISKANLIFFFTMFMIVCKVFMTAAHLHTSPFAPIEGFICPVLFGSVSSGYNSHHDHHEDSHDTSPPAKSKEELNEGTRKRKAKKAE from the exons ATGTCCCATCAGAGCCCTGTTGCCTCATGGCTTTGTGCTATGCTTCATTGCTTTGGAAGTTATATTCTTGCTGATATGTTACTTGGGGAAGCTCCTATTGATTATTTCAGCAATAACTCTAGTGTGCTCCTGGCCACGGCAGTATG GTATTTGATTTTCTTCTGCCCCATGAACCTCTTCTACAAGTGTGTCAGCTTCTTGCCTGTGAAGCTCATCTTTGTGGCAATGAAGGAGGTGGTTAGAGTTCGTAAAATTGCTATTGGAGTCCACCATGCTCACCACCATTACCACCATGGGTGGTTCATTATGGTGGTTACTGGCTGGGTCAAAG GTTCTGGAATTGCCTTGGTGTCTAATTTTGAGCAGCTGCTGCGTGGAGTCTGGAAGCCAGAAACAAATGAAATTCTTCATATGACCTT CCCAACAAAAGCCAGTCTGTATGGAGCAATCCTCTTCACCTTGCAGCAGACTCACTGGCTCCCCATCTCTAAAGCCAACCTCATCTTCTTCTTCACCATGTTTATGATTGTTTGCAAG GTGTTTATGACTGCAGCTCACTTGCATACCTCGCCGTTTGCTCCAATAGAAGGCTTCATCTGCCCAGTACTCTTTGGCTCCGTTTCTAGTGGGTACAACAGTCACCATGACCACCATGAGGATTCCCATGATACTTCCCCTCCTGCGAAATCTAAGGAGGAGCTGAATGAAGGCACACGGAAACGGAAAGCGAAAAAGGCTGAATAA
- the TMEM38A gene encoding trimeric intracellular cation channel type A isoform X1 gives MELAGALQLGELAAAFARVPVFPLFDLGYFIVSILYLKYEPGAVEMSHQSPVASWLCAMLHCFGSYILADMLLGEAPIDYFSNNSSVLLATAVWYLIFFCPMNLFYKCVSFLPVKLIFVAMKEVVRVRKIAIGVHHAHHHYHHGWFIMVVTGWVKGSGIALVSNFEQLLRGVWKPETNEILHMTFPTKASLYGAILFTLQQTHWLPISKANLIFFFTMFMIVCKVFMTAAHLHTSPFAPIEGFICPVLFGSVSSGYNSHHDHHEDSHDTSPPAKSKEELNEGTRKRKAKKAE, from the exons ATGGAGCTCGCGGGGGCCCTGCAGCTCGGGGAGCTGGCGGCCGCCTTCGCCCGGGTGCCCGTCTTCCCGCTCTTCGACCTGGGCTACTTCATCGTCTCCATCCTCTACCTCAAGTACGAGCCAG GAGCTGTTGAGATGTCCCATCAGAGCCCTGTTGCCTCATGGCTTTGTGCTATGCTTCATTGCTTTGGAAGTTATATTCTTGCTGATATGTTACTTGGGGAAGCTCCTATTGATTATTTCAGCAATAACTCTAGTGTGCTCCTGGCCACGGCAGTATG GTATTTGATTTTCTTCTGCCCCATGAACCTCTTCTACAAGTGTGTCAGCTTCTTGCCTGTGAAGCTCATCTTTGTGGCAATGAAGGAGGTGGTTAGAGTTCGTAAAATTGCTATTGGAGTCCACCATGCTCACCACCATTACCACCATGGGTGGTTCATTATGGTGGTTACTGGCTGGGTCAAAG GTTCTGGAATTGCCTTGGTGTCTAATTTTGAGCAGCTGCTGCGTGGAGTCTGGAAGCCAGAAACAAATGAAATTCTTCATATGACCTT CCCAACAAAAGCCAGTCTGTATGGAGCAATCCTCTTCACCTTGCAGCAGACTCACTGGCTCCCCATCTCTAAAGCCAACCTCATCTTCTTCTTCACCATGTTTATGATTGTTTGCAAG GTGTTTATGACTGCAGCTCACTTGCATACCTCGCCGTTTGCTCCAATAGAAGGCTTCATCTGCCCAGTACTCTTTGGCTCCGTTTCTAGTGGGTACAACAGTCACCATGACCACCATGAGGATTCCCATGATACTTCCCCTCCTGCGAAATCTAAGGAGGAGCTGAATGAAGGCACACGGAAACGGAAAGCGAAAAAGGCTGAATAA